In Calidithermus timidus DSM 17022, the following are encoded in one genomic region:
- a CDS encoding helix-turn-helix domain-containing protein, with product MTLTELLEHPTLGLRKLGGEAHASRPIQGVQVVEFPGEAEGLQPGSVALTTGVWMGRHPERQRAFAAALKGRALALGLHEGAVIPAMPEALRRACLEAGIAVFAIPHSTPLEAIGWAIAASLPALPLEAAQQALLEALEHSGDRGLVSRLAELSGLAVAYFAPWGQLSAGAGDFDPVGLWQALHHPTEREWLGEALGQVACSLPVRAGGRTQAVLVALAPDAEALGRARATLDFARRLLAVSLPERVGVIDQERLVRGGLLRELLLEPWNPELSPARLRAFGFTGEPVALAVVEVRDPWARQRESRQQQLEFRVFQDALRRAGEEFFSARGLPFLTGFLSEVVLLAWQSPRPREQLEGLRAALTAVAPASDTRLGLSSPHLPPDLPAAHREALLAAESVLQPRGSASWEELEPTAWVVATAPLERLRPVFDATLGAIRRHDPAGRLERTLRTHLELGRNLNQTAAHLGLHVNTVRKRLRQLEAILGDSLESAALLASLRLALLAERRLLAEGR from the coding sequence ATGACCCTGACGGAACTGCTCGAGCACCCCACCCTGGGCCTGCGCAAGTTGGGTGGGGAAGCCCATGCCTCACGTCCGATCCAGGGCGTGCAGGTAGTGGAATTCCCCGGCGAGGCCGAAGGGCTCCAACCCGGCAGCGTGGCCCTCACCACCGGCGTGTGGATGGGCCGCCACCCCGAGCGGCAGCGGGCCTTCGCCGCCGCGCTAAAGGGCCGGGCCCTCGCGCTGGGCCTGCACGAGGGCGCGGTCATTCCCGCCATGCCCGAGGCTCTGCGCCGGGCCTGCCTCGAGGCCGGGATCGCGGTCTTCGCCATTCCCCACAGCACGCCGCTCGAGGCCATTGGCTGGGCCATTGCCGCAAGCCTCCCGGCCCTGCCCCTCGAGGCCGCGCAGCAAGCCCTGCTGGAGGCGCTCGAGCACTCCGGCGACCGGGGCCTCGTGAGTCGGCTGGCCGAGCTGAGCGGCCTGGCCGTGGCCTACTTCGCGCCGTGGGGTCAGCTCAGCGCCGGGGCCGGGGACTTCGACCCCGTCGGCCTCTGGCAGGCGCTTCACCACCCCACCGAGCGCGAGTGGCTGGGTGAAGCCCTGGGCCAGGTGGCCTGTTCGCTGCCGGTGCGGGCCGGCGGGCGCACCCAGGCGGTGCTGGTGGCGCTGGCTCCGGATGCCGAGGCGCTGGGGCGGGCCAGAGCTACACTCGACTTCGCCCGCCGCCTGCTGGCGGTGAGCCTGCCCGAGCGGGTGGGGGTGATCGACCAGGAGCGGCTGGTGCGCGGGGGTCTGCTGCGCGAGCTGCTGCTGGAGCCGTGGAACCCCGAGCTGAGCCCGGCCCGCCTGAGGGCCTTCGGCTTCACCGGTGAGCCGGTGGCCCTGGCCGTGGTCGAGGTGCGCGACCCCTGGGCCCGCCAGCGGGAGAGCCGCCAGCAGCAGCTCGAGTTCCGCGTCTTCCAGGACGCCCTGCGCCGTGCCGGAGAGGAGTTCTTTAGCGCCCGGGGCCTCCCCTTCCTCACCGGCTTCCTCTCCGAAGTGGTGCTGCTGGCCTGGCAGAGCCCCCGCCCCCGCGAGCAACTCGAGGGGCTGCGGGCCGCCCTCACCGCCGTGGCCCCGGCCAGCGACACCCGCCTGGGCCTCTCCAGCCCCCACCTCCCCCCCGACCTCCCCGCCGCCCACCGCGAGGCCCTGCTGGCTGCCGAGAGCGTACTACAGCCGCGCGGCTCGGCCTCCTGGGAGGAGCTCGAGCCCACCGCCTGGGTGGTAGCGACCGCCCCCCTCGAGCGCCTGCGCCCCGTCTTCGACGCCACCCTGGGCGCCATCCGCCGCCACGACCCGGCTGGCCGCCTCGAGCGCACCCTGCGCACCCACCTCGAGCTCGGCCGCAACCTCAACCAGACCGCCGCCCACCTCGGCCTGCACGTCAACACCGTGCGCAAGCGCCTGCGGCAGCTCGAGGCCATCCTGGGCGACTCGCTCGAGTCTGCCGCCCTGCTCGCGAGCCTGCGCCTGGCCCTGCTGGCCGAGCGGCGGTTGTTGGCGGAGGGGCGGTAG
- the hpaE gene encoding 5-carboxymethyl-2-hydroxymuconate semialdehyde dehydrogenase, which yields MKIDDKTAGIRPEFIEQVRQKLASRTFEHYIGGQFVAGARGEVFETLDPATNRVLARVYRGHAEDIERAAQAAHKAFKTGWGRLKARERKKYLLKIASLIEKHGDELATIECLDAGQVLKIVRGQIARTAENFSFYADWAERAMDGRSYPVDAEWVYYTLRVPVGVCGIITPWNAPMMLSTWRIAPALAFGNTVILKPAEWSPLTAWKLAEIMQEADLPPGTFNVVQGFGEEAGAPLVAHPLVPLITLTGETTTGSIVMKNAADQLKRLSLELGGKSPAILFEDADFERALDATIFQIYSFNGERCTANSRALVQESILDEFVGRVAERAARVRVGHPLDPETEVGPLIHPEHLERVLGYVRIGQEEGARLVVGGERVGSEGNYMRPALFVGENHMRIAQEEIFGPVLTVIPFKDEADALAKANDVKYGLAAYVWTRDVTRAHRMGLYLESGMTWINSHNVRHLPTPFGGVKFSGTHREGGEYSLEFYTELKCIAVPLGEHPIPRFGN from the coding sequence ATGAAGATTGACGACAAAACCGCAGGCATCCGCCCCGAGTTCATCGAGCAGGTGCGGCAGAAGCTGGCCTCGCGCACCTTCGAGCACTACATCGGCGGGCAGTTCGTCGCTGGCGCGCGGGGCGAGGTCTTTGAGACGCTGGATCCCGCCACCAACCGAGTGCTGGCCCGTGTCTATCGCGGTCACGCCGAGGACATCGAGCGGGCAGCGCAGGCGGCGCATAAGGCTTTCAAGACGGGTTGGGGCAGGCTCAAGGCCCGCGAGCGCAAGAAGTACCTGCTCAAGATCGCCAGCCTCATCGAAAAGCACGGCGACGAACTCGCGACCATCGAGTGCCTAGACGCCGGGCAGGTGCTCAAGATCGTGCGCGGCCAGATCGCCCGCACCGCCGAGAACTTCAGCTTCTACGCCGACTGGGCCGAGCGAGCCATGGACGGGCGCAGCTACCCCGTGGACGCGGAGTGGGTCTACTACACCCTGCGGGTGCCGGTGGGGGTGTGCGGCATCATCACCCCCTGGAACGCCCCCATGATGCTCTCCACCTGGCGCATCGCCCCCGCGCTGGCTTTTGGCAACACGGTGATCCTCAAGCCCGCCGAGTGGTCGCCGCTGACGGCCTGGAAGCTGGCCGAGATCATGCAGGAGGCCGACCTACCCCCCGGCACCTTCAACGTGGTGCAGGGCTTCGGGGAGGAGGCCGGCGCCCCGCTGGTGGCCCACCCCCTGGTGCCGCTGATCACCCTCACCGGCGAGACCACCACCGGCTCCATCGTGATGAAGAACGCCGCCGACCAGCTCAAGCGGCTCTCCCTCGAGCTCGGCGGCAAGTCCCCGGCCATCCTCTTCGAGGACGCCGACTTCGAGCGGGCCCTCGATGCCACCATCTTTCAGATCTACAGCTTCAACGGCGAACGCTGTACGGCCAACTCGAGGGCGCTGGTGCAGGAATCCATCCTCGATGAGTTCGTGGGCCGGGTGGCCGAGCGGGCCGCGCGGGTGAGGGTGGGCCACCCGCTTGACCCCGAGACCGAGGTGGGGCCGCTGATCCACCCCGAGCACCTCGAGCGCGTACTGGGCTATGTGCGTATCGGGCAGGAGGAGGGCGCGAGGTTGGTGGTGGGTGGGGAGCGCGTGGGCAGCGAGGGCAACTACATGCGCCCCGCCCTCTTCGTGGGTGAGAACCACATGCGCATCGCCCAGGAGGAGATCTTTGGGCCGGTGCTCACGGTGATCCCTTTCAAGGACGAGGCCGATGCCCTCGCCAAGGCCAACGACGTGAAGTACGGCCTGGCGGCTTACGTCTGGACCCGCGACGTGACCCGCGCCCACCGCATGGGGCTTTATCTCGAGAGCGGCATGACCTGGATCAACAGCCACAACGTGCGCCACCTACCCACCCCCTTCGGCGGGGTCAAGTTCTCGGGTACTCACCGCGAGGGCGGGGAATACAGCCTGGAGTTCTACACCGAGCTCAAGTGCATCGCTGTGCCGCTGGGCGAGCACCCCATTCCCAGATTTGGGAACTAG
- a CDS encoding fumarylacetoacetate hydrolase family protein → MKTVRFFYNGWVRKGIVDHGLVVDEAGELHHPDSLQYMLPFTPGTVVGLALNYRDHAEELGLEMPKEPVLFIKPESSLIPHKAHVVRPKGVEYMHYENELAVVMGRAGKPARRVKAERAMEYVLGYTIANDVTVRDFVGNMYRPPIKAKGWDTFGPMGPMLVSADEIPDPHNLELRTYVNGELRQQGNTRDLIFSIPEIIEFVSRFMTLKPYDVILTGTPKGISHVRSGDVMRLEIDGLGALENSVREEIIPGDMG, encoded by the coding sequence ATGAAGACCGTACGATTCTTTTACAACGGCTGGGTGCGCAAGGGCATCGTAGACCACGGGCTGGTAGTGGACGAGGCGGGCGAGCTCCACCACCCCGACAGCCTACAGTACATGCTGCCTTTCACCCCCGGCACCGTGGTGGGGCTGGCCCTCAACTACCGCGACCACGCCGAGGAGTTGGGGCTGGAGATGCCCAAGGAACCGGTGCTGTTCATCAAGCCCGAGTCGAGCCTGATCCCCCATAAAGCCCACGTGGTGCGGCCCAAGGGCGTGGAGTACATGCACTACGAGAACGAGCTGGCCGTGGTGATGGGCCGCGCCGGCAAGCCCGCCCGCCGCGTCAAGGCCGAGCGGGCCATGGAATACGTGCTGGGCTATACCATCGCCAACGACGTGACCGTGCGCGACTTCGTGGGCAACATGTATCGCCCGCCCATCAAGGCCAAGGGCTGGGACACCTTCGGGCCCATGGGACCCATGCTGGTCTCTGCCGATGAGATCCCCGACCCCCACAACCTCGAGCTGCGCACCTACGTCAACGGCGAGCTGCGCCAGCAGGGCAACACCCGCGACCTCATCTTCAGCATCCCCGAGATCATCGAGTTCGTCTCGCGCTTCATGACCCTCAAGCCCTACGACGTCATCCTCACCGGTACGCCCAAGGGCATCTCCCATGTGCGCTCTGGGGATGTGATGCGCCTGGAGATCGACGGCCTGGGCGCTTTGGAGAACTCGGTGCGCGAGGAGATCATCCCCGGCGATATGGGTTGA
- the hpaI gene encoding 2,4-dihydroxyhept-2-ene-1,7-dioic acid aldolase gives MVDRSLMHGSVTPLVTPFKNGRIDEAALERLIERQIEAGSHGISVGGTTGEPGTLSLEERKYLIELAVRLARGRVKVMAGTGTLRLDETLELTQFARRVGAAEALVITPYYIKPNQEGLYRFFGQVAASVPDMPVVLYNIPGRSGIEIKIPTVARLRREFKNINGLKHSSKDVEYVSELLRVVGRDFRVFCGLEALTFPMMAVGAVGTIAATANWLPKETAEMCEMLLQGRYAEALELHYYGLEANDAIFWDTNPIPLKTVLSWMGLIEKEWREPLGPTTPEIEARLRKMAEGYGLLVAQAG, from the coding sequence ATGGTAGACCGCAGCCTGATGCACGGTTCCGTCACCCCTCTGGTGACGCCCTTCAAGAACGGACGCATCGACGAGGCCGCCCTCGAGCGCCTCATCGAGCGCCAGATCGAAGCCGGCTCGCACGGCATCAGCGTGGGAGGCACCACCGGCGAGCCGGGTACGCTGAGCCTGGAGGAGCGCAAATACCTCATCGAGTTGGCGGTGCGCTTGGCCAGGGGCCGGGTCAAGGTGATGGCCGGGACCGGTACCCTGCGCCTGGACGAGACGCTCGAGCTCACCCAGTTCGCCCGGCGGGTGGGGGCGGCCGAGGCGCTGGTGATCACCCCCTACTACATCAAGCCCAACCAGGAGGGGCTCTACCGCTTCTTCGGGCAGGTCGCCGCCAGCGTGCCCGACATGCCGGTGGTGCTCTACAACATCCCGGGACGCTCGGGCATCGAGATCAAGATCCCCACCGTGGCGCGCCTGCGCCGCGAGTTCAAGAACATCAACGGGCTCAAGCACTCCTCCAAGGACGTCGAGTACGTCTCCGAGCTGCTGCGGGTGGTGGGGCGTGACTTCCGGGTGTTCTGCGGCCTCGAGGCCCTCACCTTCCCCATGATGGCCGTGGGCGCCGTGGGCACCATCGCCGCCACCGCCAACTGGCTGCCCAAGGAGACCGCCGAGATGTGCGAGATGCTCTTGCAGGGCCGCTACGCCGAGGCGCTGGAGCTGCACTACTACGGCCTCGAGGCCAACGACGCCATCTTCTGGGACACCAACCCCATCCCGCTCAAGACCGTGCTCTCCTGGATGGGCCTCATCGAGAAGGAATGGCGCGAGCCGCTGGGTCCCACAACCCCGGAAATCGAAGCCCGTCTGCGTAAGATGGCCGAAGGCTACGGCTTGTTGGTGGCTCAGGCCGGTTGA
- a CDS encoding DUF3293 domain-containing protein produces MSTGVLSQVYRAAVYEAGGVAFTLSEEPTGVILFGGRAFAIITAHNPGSQPLPAEENARRHRELERLLREGGYGLTPSVNRSPEGDWLEEGFAVLGIGLEEALAVGRRFGQNAIVYGEGERVALAWCGGGGLEWFYPAQPNAIPGPSPGSR; encoded by the coding sequence ATGAGTACAGGGGTGCTCTCTCAGGTCTACCGGGCTGCCGTTTACGAGGCTGGGGGGGTGGCCTTCACCCTGAGCGAGGAGCCCACCGGGGTCATCCTCTTCGGGGGGCGTGCCTTTGCCATCATCACCGCCCACAATCCCGGCAGCCAGCCACTCCCGGCTGAAGAGAACGCCCGGCGACACCGCGAACTCGAGCGGCTGCTGCGTGAGGGGGGCTATGGGCTCACTCCTAGCGTGAACCGCTCGCCTGAGGGAGACTGGTTGGAGGAGGGATTCGCGGTGTTGGGGATTGGCCTCGAGGAGGCCCTGGCCGTGGGCCGGCGCTTCGGGCAGAACGCCATCGTCTATGGAGAGGGCGAGCGGGTGGCGCTGGCGTGGTGCGGGGGCGGGGGGCTCGAGTGGTTCTACCCAGCGCAACCTAACGCAATTCCAGGCCCTTCACCTGGCAGCAGGTAA
- a CDS encoding efflux RND transporter periplasmic adaptor subunit yields MPNTQCKTLNARRGWVLLLVVGLLLSGCNNRRSSAETTPATPAETAPRVTKVRVVAAKEGVLRTSRTAAATLAPVRESNVASSTNGKVRAVLVEEGSRVTAGQTVLRLDDAAARSAVRNAELALEQAQINLERAQRSNQGSLASLQAALDAAEANLRVAQRRYTEGQQLFQAGALAQVELTSLEAALSQAKSAADNAREALERARRAESEDLALLRVQVQQAQTQLDQARRNLADTEVKAPFAGVVAEIYVNPGEFVAAGTRAFRLADVRRLEAKFRIPPSEAAKLAPGSGLNLDYGGQTYYARLIRTSQVPGTDRLVEAVATLAAPLTPGAAASVRYNLELAKGVIVPSGALLPGERPAVMIAQNGKAQVVEVQILGDNGSQMALRGLPAGAEVVFPVPASLRSGDALEVIR; encoded by the coding sequence ATGCCAAATACCCAGTGCAAGACCCTAAACGCACGGCGTGGGTGGGTGCTGCTATTGGTGGTGGGCTTACTCCTTTCGGGCTGTAATAACCGCCGAAGCAGCGCGGAAACGACCCCGGCAACCCCTGCCGAAACCGCCCCTAGGGTTACCAAGGTCCGGGTGGTAGCGGCCAAGGAAGGGGTCTTACGCACCAGCCGAACCGCAGCCGCCACCCTAGCCCCGGTGCGCGAGAGCAACGTGGCCTCGAGCACCAATGGCAAAGTGCGGGCGGTGTTGGTCGAAGAGGGCAGCCGGGTCACGGCAGGTCAGACCGTGTTGCGCCTCGATGACGCAGCCGCCCGTAGCGCGGTACGCAACGCCGAGTTAGCGCTCGAGCAAGCCCAAATCAACCTCGAGCGGGCCCAGCGCTCTAATCAGGGCAGCCTGGCCTCACTGCAAGCCGCCCTCGACGCCGCAGAAGCCAACCTGCGGGTAGCTCAGCGCCGCTACACCGAGGGTCAGCAGCTTTTCCAGGCGGGAGCCTTGGCTCAGGTCGAACTCACCAGCCTAGAAGCGGCACTCAGCCAGGCCAAGTCTGCCGCTGACAACGCCCGCGAAGCCCTCGAGCGGGCCCGGCGGGCAGAGAGCGAGGACCTGGCGCTACTACGGGTACAGGTGCAGCAGGCCCAAACCCAGCTAGACCAAGCCCGGCGCAACCTGGCCGACACCGAGGTCAAAGCCCCCTTCGCCGGGGTGGTAGCGGAGATCTATGTCAACCCCGGGGAGTTCGTCGCAGCGGGCACCCGGGCCTTCCGGCTGGCCGATGTTCGCCGGCTCGAGGCCAAGTTCCGCATTCCCCCTTCCGAAGCCGCCAAGCTCGCGCCGGGAAGCGGGCTAAACCTCGACTACGGCGGCCAGACTTACTACGCTCGCCTTATCCGCACCAGCCAGGTCCCCGGCACCGATCGGCTGGTAGAAGCGGTAGCCACCCTTGCGGCCCCCCTGACCCCAGGGGCTGCGGCCAGCGTGCGTTACAACCTCGAGCTGGCCAAAGGGGTGATTGTGCCGAGCGGGGCTTTGCTGCCAGGGGAGAGGCCCGCGGTGATGATCGCGCAGAACGGCAAGGCCCAGGTAGTCGAGGTACAAATCCTCGGTGACAATGGCAGCCAAATGGCCCTGCGGGGCCTCCCGGCGGGGGCTGAGGTGGTGTTTCCGGTTCCCGCTAGCCTGCGCAGCGGAGACGCCCTCGAGGTCATCCGATGA
- a CDS encoding efflux RND transporter permease subunit, whose translation MRESPLVKFFVERFVFSTAAFLALVLFGLLAARGLGVDLLPKFEFPVVAISTTYPGAGPEEIESQISKPIEEALSTLSGIDQITSQSSEGFSLVIAQFKYGASVNQAATDVAQRIAAVRGQLPRDAEAPVVQKFDPASQPILSVAVSAEGSELRSVANWVENQLKPQLQLVSGVADLQVEGNPKRQIQVLVNPWKLADYGLSANQVVAAVQASALAVPAGSQDQAGQRLLYSLRNQPQTPADVAQILVDPSRGLKVSDVASVRDAQAEATRYTRLSGQPIVLLNVRKTPDANAVAVAQGIKKALANISLPSGYRVSVTNDSTTFIEATVNDTWKEVFLVVGVVSFIVLIFLGKLNSVFSVVLAIPITMAGALLIFGLLGFTFNIISLLAIIVAVGIVVDDSIVVAENIDRYRSQNYSLPDAVMKATRGFLSREDAAVLTEHIVRYQAQGYSLHEAVSKGSGDLLSAEDVRVVTEGIEAYLSQPYSLKDAVLKGSTEVLSAVSAATLSLLAVFLPISFLPGAVGQFFREFGLVLAAAIFFSWLEALFFLTVRLAYLPDPAPPSWQAVVQRARALGKDLSWAIRAEVYQNPHLPPSAKLLNAILTPFRLVLAPLRWLGAVAGGILGAITLSLHTASEHAFDRLRNGYSRSLAWLLPRSPLVLTAGIVFFLSIAVVAPQIPFNFTPKWDGGIINIRLKLPKGTALSQTDQLTRRLEDYLLAQPYVKEVLSEVGASSSAIGGSNPERSSLTVNLVDRHQRENIYAIVPKLDAALQRILADRPEAELKVKALEGGPVGDDFQFTLSAPTQALLEERTNRALEILKGIPALTNVSSSLAEKTTERVLVPNSSALVGTGLTPSDLAQVLRIYNTGVEAGKLRTGGEETPIVVKADPALVSNQNALQSLPVFSPVLRQSLPLSLLSSFESRQSPAALARNNQAFSAGITANLAPGASGGVLQYSQRIRRELERQGVLEDGVRLESTGGTAFAGDLFEALPIAFGLSVLLNYLVIASQFNTFRYPLYLLLPIPLALVGAFWSLFLFRSGLDVVSVLGLVLLNGLVTKNAILLLDFAVRQAQERPLFDALVEAARLRLRPILMTTLTVLIISIPLILSSGEGSEFRKPLGIIILGGVTTSTFLTLFVVPAAFYLFERRRYAKLQPKAPLTPIPAGD comes from the coding sequence ATGCGTGAGAGCCCATTGGTAAAGTTCTTCGTCGAACGCTTTGTCTTTTCCACGGCGGCGTTCTTGGCGCTGGTGCTATTCGGGTTGCTGGCCGCCAGGGGGTTGGGGGTGGACCTGCTGCCCAAGTTCGAGTTCCCGGTGGTGGCCATCAGCACCACCTACCCTGGAGCCGGCCCCGAGGAAATCGAGAGCCAGATCTCCAAGCCCATCGAGGAAGCCCTCTCGACCCTCTCGGGCATTGACCAGATCACCTCACAGTCAAGCGAGGGCTTCTCCTTGGTGATCGCGCAGTTCAAATACGGGGCCTCGGTAAACCAAGCCGCTACCGACGTCGCCCAGCGGATCGCGGCAGTACGCGGGCAGCTTCCCCGTGACGCGGAAGCCCCGGTAGTGCAGAAGTTTGACCCGGCCTCGCAACCTATTCTGAGCGTGGCGGTCTCGGCGGAAGGGAGCGAGCTCAGGAGCGTAGCAAACTGGGTAGAGAATCAGCTCAAACCTCAGCTACAGCTGGTGAGCGGGGTGGCTGACCTACAGGTAGAGGGCAACCCCAAACGTCAGATTCAGGTGCTGGTAAACCCCTGGAAGCTCGCCGACTACGGCCTATCGGCCAACCAGGTGGTAGCTGCGGTGCAGGCTTCTGCGCTAGCGGTACCGGCGGGCAGTCAGGACCAAGCCGGGCAACGGCTCTTGTACAGCCTGCGCAACCAACCCCAGACCCCCGCGGACGTGGCCCAGATCCTAGTAGATCCCAGCCGGGGGCTCAAAGTCTCCGACGTAGCCAGCGTACGCGATGCCCAAGCCGAGGCCACCCGCTATACTCGGCTCTCCGGCCAGCCGATCGTGCTGTTGAACGTCCGCAAGACCCCCGACGCCAATGCGGTAGCGGTAGCCCAGGGAATCAAGAAGGCCCTCGCCAACATCAGCCTCCCCTCCGGCTACCGGGTCAGCGTCACCAACGACAGCACCACTTTTATCGAGGCCACCGTCAACGACACCTGGAAGGAAGTCTTTCTGGTGGTAGGGGTGGTCTCGTTCATCGTGTTGATCTTTCTGGGCAAGCTCAACTCGGTGTTCTCGGTGGTGCTAGCGATCCCCATCACCATGGCGGGGGCCTTGCTCATCTTTGGACTTTTGGGCTTCACCTTCAACATCATCAGCCTGTTAGCCATCATCGTGGCAGTGGGTATCGTGGTGGACGACTCTATTGTGGTGGCGGAGAACATTGACCGCTACCGCAGCCAGAACTATAGCCTTCCCGATGCGGTGATGAAGGCCACCAGAGGGTTCTTGTCCCGCGAGGATGCCGCCGTTCTGACCGAACACATCGTTCGCTACCAAGCCCAGGGGTACTCACTACACGAAGCGGTGAGCAAAGGCAGCGGCGACCTTCTCTCTGCCGAGGATGTGAGAGTCGTTACCGAAGGCATCGAGGCTTACCTCAGCCAACCCTATAGCCTCAAGGACGCGGTGCTCAAAGGCAGCACCGAAGTACTCTCGGCGGTTTCGGCGGCGACCCTCTCGCTTTTGGCGGTATTTTTACCGATCAGCTTCCTGCCCGGTGCGGTGGGACAATTCTTCCGCGAGTTTGGACTAGTGCTGGCGGCGGCGATCTTCTTTAGCTGGCTCGAGGCCCTCTTCTTCCTCACGGTTCGCTTGGCCTATCTGCCCGACCCAGCCCCACCGTCCTGGCAGGCTGTCGTTCAGCGGGCTCGAGCCCTGGGAAAAGACCTAAGTTGGGCGATCCGGGCCGAGGTCTACCAAAACCCCCACCTCCCGCCTTCGGCCAAGCTGCTCAACGCCATCCTGACCCCTTTCCGGCTGGTGCTGGCCCCCTTGCGTTGGCTGGGGGCGGTGGCCGGCGGCATCCTGGGAGCCATCACCCTAAGCCTCCATACCGCCTCCGAGCACGCCTTCGACCGGCTGCGCAATGGCTACTCCCGTAGCCTGGCCTGGCTGTTGCCGCGAAGCCCGCTGGTACTCACAGCGGGGATCGTCTTCTTTCTCTCGATCGCCGTAGTGGCCCCGCAGATCCCCTTTAACTTCACCCCCAAGTGGGATGGTGGGATCATCAATATCCGGCTCAAGTTGCCTAAGGGAACTGCCCTTTCCCAAACCGACCAGCTGACCCGCCGCCTCGAGGACTACCTGCTGGCCCAGCCTTACGTCAAGGAGGTGTTGAGCGAAGTAGGGGCCTCGAGCAGCGCCATCGGCGGCAGCAACCCCGAGCGCTCCAGCCTGACCGTAAACCTGGTAGATAGGCATCAGCGTGAGAACATCTACGCCATTGTGCCCAAGCTCGACGCGGCATTGCAGCGCATCCTGGCCGACCGCCCTGAGGCCGAACTCAAGGTCAAGGCGTTAGAGGGCGGCCCGGTCGGCGATGACTTCCAGTTCACCCTCTCTGCCCCTACCCAAGCCCTCCTGGAAGAACGCACCAACCGAGCTTTGGAGATCCTCAAAGGCATCCCCGCCCTTACCAACGTCAGCAGCTCGTTGGCCGAGAAAACCACCGAGCGGGTACTGGTGCCCAACTCATCTGCCCTGGTGGGCACCGGCCTGACCCCTAGCGACTTAGCACAGGTGCTCAGGATTTACAACACGGGCGTGGAAGCCGGCAAACTCCGCACCGGGGGCGAAGAAACCCCTATCGTGGTCAAGGCCGATCCGGCGCTAGTCTCCAACCAAAACGCCTTGCAATCGTTGCCGGTGTTTTCTCCGGTATTGCGGCAATCCCTTCCGCTTTCCCTCTTGAGCAGCTTCGAAAGCCGCCAAAGCCCCGCTGCCCTGGCCCGCAACAACCAAGCCTTCTCCGCCGGGATCACCGCCAACTTGGCCCCTGGGGCCAGCGGGGGGGTGCTCCAGTACAGCCAACGAATCCGCCGCGAACTCGAGCGCCAGGGCGTACTCGAGGACGGAGTACGGCTCGAGAGCACCGGTGGCACCGCTTTCGCAGGTGACCTTTTTGAGGCTTTGCCTATCGCCTTCGGGCTTTCGGTGCTGCTCAACTACCTGGTGATCGCTAGCCAGTTCAACACCTTCCGTTACCCACTGTACCTGCTGCTACCGATCCCGCTGGCCTTGGTAGGCGCTTTCTGGTCCTTGTTCCTCTTCCGTAGCGGCCTCGATGTGGTGAGCGTGTTGGGGCTGGTACTGCTCAACGGTCTAGTTACCAAAAACGCCATCCTGCTCCTCGACTTCGCGGTACGCCAAGCCCAGGAAAGGCCTCTCTTCGATGCCTTGGTGGAGGCTGCCCGGCTGCGCCTACGCCCCATTCTGATGACCACCCTGACCGTGCTCATCATCTCGATCCCGCTGATCCTGAGCAGCGGAGAGGGCTCAGAGTTCCGCAAACCGTTGGGCATCATCATCTTGGGCGGGGTAACGACCTCGACCTTCCTAACTTTGTTTGTGGTCCCGGCAGCGTTTTATCTATTCGAACGGCGGCGCTACGCGAAATTGCAGCCAAAAGCCCCGCTTACCCCGATTCCGGCGGGAGATTGA